In one window of Episyrphus balteatus chromosome 3, idEpiBalt1.1, whole genome shotgun sequence DNA:
- the LOC129914944 gene encoding brain acid soluble protein 1-like, which translates to MVSSQNKIVFVVAVFGLLLAVAQSRPLEDSLLASLVAAPGAAAVAAKVEDKIVSPVVASEDKVAAAAVDVPVVAVKEEIAAEAPKPKETESTVLAAVPVVVVAKADSSEENKSKDESSSVESGESKESKESKESSEEIKAPAPVVEAIAAAAESSKVIVPAPVVELMVAIEPAVAVVENTVEPLVAAVEAAVEQAAVAESAPVVKEIENEPLESVLKVAVEPAASEKEVKVEVVAVEVKPVEAKPVEAAAPVADSIAAPSTPVEEVVEVKKPAAEEAKPEAKPEVKVESSSPATTEAAPKVIIVTPSSEEVKPAASSVDAKIDIVKEVPVAPVEEITKPIESEAVTTKAEEVSKATEKSSEVVKSEN; encoded by the coding sequence ATGGTGTCgtctcaaaataaaattgtatttgttgTTGCGGTTTTCGGCTTATTGCTGGCAGTTGCTCAAAGTCGTCCTTTGGAGGATTCACTATTAGCATCACTTGTTGCAGCACCAGGAGCAGCAGCAGTTGCAGCAAAGGTTGAAGACAAAATTGTGTCACCAGTTGTTGCAAGTGAGGACAAAGTTGCCGCTGCTGCTGTTGATGTTCCAGTTGTAGCTGTTAAGGAAGAAATTGCAGCTGAAGCCCCAAAGCCAAAGGAGACTGAATCGACAGTTTTAGCTGCTGTtccagttgttgttgttgccaaGGCTGATAGCAGTGAAGAAAACAAGAGCAAGGATGAAAGCAGTTCGGTCGAATCTGGTGAATCTAAGGAATCTAAGGAAAGTAAGGAAAGCAGCGAAGAAATCAAAGCTCCAGCTCCAGTTGTAGAAGCTATTGCAGCAGCAGCTGAAAGTAGCAAAGTTATTGTTCCAGCTCCAGTTGTTGAACTTATGGTAGCCATTGAACCAGCAGTAGCTGTTGTTGAAAATACAGTTGAGCCTTTGGTTGCAGCTGTTGAAGCTGCTGTTGAACAAGCCGCAGTTGCTGAATCAGCTCCAGTTGTTAAGGAAATTGAAAATGAGCCATTGGAATCAGTGTTGAAAGTTGCCGTTGAGCCAGCAGCTTCTGAAAAGGAAGTAAAGGTTGAAGTTGTTGCAGTTGAAGTTAAGCCTGTTGAAGCTAAGCCAGTTGAAGCTGCTGCCCCAGTTGCAGATAGTATTGCTGCCCCATCAACTCCTGTTGAAGAAGTTGTTGAAGTCAAGAAACCAGCTGCTGAAGAAGCTAAACCTGAAGCTAAACCAGAAGTTAAAGTAGAAAGTTCTTCCCCAGCTACAACAGAAGCTGCCCCAAAGGTCATTATTGTCACACCATCTTCTGAAGAAGTCAAACCAGCTGCTTCATCTGTTGACGCTAAAATCGATATTGTCAAAGAAGTACCTGTTGCACCAGTTGAAGAAATCACCAAACCCATCGAATCTGAAGCTGTTACCACAAAAGCTGAAGAAGTTAGCAAAGCGACAGAAAAATCATCTGAAGTAGTAAagagtgaaaattaa